Genomic segment of Streptomyces longhuiensis:
CGAACTCGCCGCGTCCCAGCGTCCCGAACGGCATGTTCTGGCGGACGATCTTCCGCTCCTCGCCGTCCTCGGTGATGGTGTTGAGGGCGACGTGGGAGTCGGCGGGTTTGGTCTCGTCGGACATCTCGATGTTGTCGGCCTTCGAACGGCCGATGACCTTCTCCTGCTCCTCCGTCGACAGGGCGTTCCAGGCAGCCATGTCGTGGAGGTACTTCTGCACCACGACGTAACTGCCGCCCGCGAACGGGGCGTCCTCATCGCCGATGAACACGGCGGAGCGCGCCGCGTCACCGGTCGGGTTCTCGCTGCCGTCGACGAACCCGAGCAGGTCCCGGTCGTCGAAGTAGTTGAAGCCGTGCACCTCGTCGACAACGGTCGCGGCGTCGCCGAGCTGTCCGACGATGTGGCCGGCCAGCTCGAAACACAGGTCCATCCGCCGCGCCCGCACATGGAAGAGCAGATCCCCTGGAGTGGCGACGGCCCGGTGCCGATCGCCGTTCAGCTCACGAAAGGGATGCAGCCCGACAGGCCTCGGCCCGCCGAACAACCGGTCCCAGACCACAGAACCGATCCCGACGGTGCACGACAGGAACGAGTCGGGAGAGCGGAACGAGACCGACCGCAGCAGCCCGTTCAGACCACCGAG
This window contains:
- a CDS encoding Dyp-type peroxidase; translated protein: MTQTQPVMAPHSTAALFLVLTTAPGAEPRVRDQLGGLNGLLRSVSFRSPDSFLSCTVGIGSVVWDRLFGGPRPVGLHPFRELNGDRHRAVATPGDLLFHVRARRMDLCFELAGHIVGQLGDAATVVDEVHGFNYFDDRDLLGFVDGSENPTGDAARSAVFIGDEDAPFAGGSYVVVQKYLHDMAAWNALSTEEQEKVIGRSKADNIEMSDETKPADSHVALNTITEDGEERKIVRQNMPFGTLGRGEFGTYFIGYARTPAVTEQMLENMFIGSPPGNTDRILDFSTAVTGNLFFVPAADFLDNLPDPPDLPDAAREVPAPAASPQPVVAPPDGSLGIGGLKGAPAS